One genomic region from Bdellovibrionota bacterium encodes:
- a CDS encoding DUF1778 domain-containing protein, producing MSRSATHRNEDRIDIRTRPEVKKTLQKAADLLGSDLSKFILASSVERARKILAEQEIIRLSNRDRDLFLKTLEAPPAPSPALQKTFERYKKTIG from the coding sequence ATGTCGCGAAGCGCTACACATCGAAACGAAGACCGAATTGACATTCGGACCCGGCCGGAGGTGAAAAAAACGCTCCAAAAAGCTGCGGATCTCTTGGGGAGCGATCTCTCCAAGTTTATTCTCGCGTCGTCCGTGGAACGCGCCCGGAAGATTTTAGCCGAACAGGAGATCATTCGACTTTCCAATCGGGATCGGGATCTCTTTCTTAAGACCCTGGAGGCTCCTCCGGCGCCGTCTCCCGCTCTTCAAAAAACGTTCGAACGATACAAAAAGACCATCGGCTAA